In a single window of the Eleginops maclovinus isolate JMC-PN-2008 ecotype Puerto Natales chromosome 6, JC_Emac_rtc_rv5, whole genome shotgun sequence genome:
- the LOC134865392 gene encoding LOW QUALITY PROTEIN: frizzled-8-like (The sequence of the model RefSeq protein was modified relative to this genomic sequence to represent the inferred CDS: inserted 1 base in 1 codon), with protein sequence MERSIPGWCVLFALVLHGCMAAKELQCQEISVPLCKGIGYNYTYMPNQFNHDTQDEAGLEVHQFWPLVEIKCSPDLRFFLCSMYTPICLEDYKKPLPPCRSVCERAKAGCAPLMRQYGFPWPDRMRCDLLPEQGNQDTLCMDYNRSQTTTASPVVAKPTNRPVKPYNPRKKISYGRVIPGKHKPAESPCEPGCFCRAPMVPVTGDSHPLHNRVKTGQIXNCAMPCHNPYFTLEERTFTAFWIGLWSVLCFISTFATVATFLIDMERFKYPERPIIFLSACYMFVSIGYIVRLIAGHEEVACNRESGAEHIHYETTGPALCTIVFLLIYFFGMASSIWWVILSLTWFLAAGMKWGNEAIASYAQYFHLAAWLIPSLKSIAVLALSSVDGDSVAGICYVGNQNLDNLRGFVLAPLVIYLFIGTMFLLAGFVSLFRIRSVIKQGGTKTDKLERLMIRIGVFTVLYTVPATVIVACYFYEQHNRQTWEITHNCTCMTDPSRQRPDYAVFMLKYFMCLLVGITSGAWIWSGKTLDSWRTFCTRCCWGSKASAGSMYSDVSTGLTWRSGTASSVSCPKQMPLSRV encoded by the exons ATGGAGAGGAGCATCCCGGGATGGTGTGTGCTGTTTGCCCTCGTCCTGCACGGCTGCATGGCGGCAAAGGAGCTCCAGTGCCAGGAGATCTCCGTGCCTCTGTGCAAAGGAATCGGCTACAACTACACATACATGCCCAACCAGTTCAACCACGACACGCAGGACGAAGCCGGGCTGGAGGTGCACCAGTTCTGGCCGCTGGTGGAGATAAAGTGCTCCCCGGACCTGcgcttcttcctctgcagcatgTACACACCGATCTGCCTGGAGGACTACAAGAAGCCTCTGCCGCcgtgtaggagtgtgtgtgagcgggcTAAAGCCGGCTGCGCTCCCCTCATGAGGCAGTACGGGTTCCCTTGGCCAGACCGGATGAGGTGCGACCTGCTGCCCGAGCAAGGCAACCAGGACACGCTGTGCATGGACTACAACCGGAGTCAGACCACCACAGCTTCCCCTGTTGTGGCAAAACCCACTAACAGACCCGTGAAGCCGTACAACCCGAGGAAAAAGATCAGCTACGGGCGCGTGATCCCCGGGAAGCACAAACCAGCCGAGTCCCCGTGCGAGCCTGGGTGCTTCTGCCGCGCGCCCATGGTGCCAGTGACCGGTGACAGCCACCCTCTGCACAACCGCGTCAAGACGGGACAGA TGAACTGCGCCATGCCGTGCCACAACCCGTACTTCACCCTGGAAGAGAGGACTTTCACCGCCTTCTGGATCGGTCTGTGGTCCGTCCTGTGTTTCATCTCCACTTTCGCAACCGTAGCGACCTTTCTAATCGACATGGAGAGGTTTAAGTACCCGGAGCGCCccatcatcttcctctctgcctgctACATGTTTGTTTCCATCGGATACATTGTGAGGCTGATCGCGGGACATGAGGAAGTGGCGTGCAACAGGGAGAGCGGCGCTGAACACATCCACTATGAGACCACGGGTCCCGCACTGTGCACCATCGTCTTCCTGCTGATTTACTTCTTCGGCATGGCCAGCTCGATCTGGTGGGTCATTCTGTCCCTCACTTGGTTTCTGGCTGCTGGTATGAAGTGGGGGAACGAGGCCATCGCCAGTTACGCACAGTACTTCCATTTGGCCGCCTGGCTCATCCCCAGCCTCAAATCCATCGCAGTTCTGGCTCTGAGCTCAGTGGACGGAGACTCTGTGGCTGGGATTTGCTACGTGGGCAACCAGAATTTGGATAACCTGCGAGGTTTCGTGTTGGCACCGCTGGTGATCTACCTGTTCATCGGCACCATGTTTCTGCTGGCTGGGTTCGTCTCGCTGTTCCGGATCAGGAGTGTAATCAAACAGGGGGGCACAAAGACTGACAAGCTGGAGAGGCTGATGATCCGGATAGgagttttcacagttttatacACTGTCCCTGCCACTGTCATAGTGGCCTGTTACTTTTACGAGCAGCACAACAGACAGACTTGGGAAATTACGCACAACTGTACGTGCATGACCGACCCCAGCAGGCAGAGGCCGGACTATGCCGTGTTCATGTTGAAATACTTTATGTGCCTCCTGGTAGGCATCACTTCGGGGGCCTGGATCTGGTCCGGGAAAACCTTGGACTCCTGGAGGACTTTTTGCACGCGGTGCTGTTGGGGGAGTAAAGCCTCCGCGGGCTCCATGTACAGTGACGTGAGCACGGGACTAACCTGGAGATCCGGGACAGCCAGCTCAGTGTCCTGCCCCAAACAGATGCCACTGTCCCGGGTttga